The following are encoded together in the Mastacembelus armatus chromosome 6, fMasArm1.2, whole genome shotgun sequence genome:
- the tat gene encoding tyrosine aminotransferase — MENKSYLVQMDMNGVKTGKTIVNGQCLNGTEVNGKVAHDTKLYVSVNGSLYPAKAKSRRQRWEVKPSEMANNTLNPIRAIVDGMKLTPNQDKPMISLSIGDPTVFGNLPTDDAVLQAMKDAIDSQKFNGYAPSVGYLKSRQAVANFYSCPEAPLEAEDVILTSGCSQAIDLAISVLCNPGDNILVPCPGFSLYKTLAVSMGIQVKLYNLLPEKSWEINLQHMESLIDERTSCLIVTNPSNPCGSVFSKEHLLKILKVASRHCVPILADEIYNNMVFPGSHCPSIASLSSDVPILSCGGLAKRWLVPGWRMGWILIHDRNEIFGSEIRQGLVKLSQRILGACTIVQGALESILNNTPQSFYNNTICFLKCNSEICFNELSTVPGLCPIMPSGAMYLMVGIDMDHFPDFKNDVDFTERLVTEQSVFCLPASAFEYPNFFRIVVTVPEEMMVEACGRIREFCQRHYRPSSRDSNDLDQ; from the exons ATGGAAAACAAGTCGTACTTGGTTCAGATGGACATGAACGGAGTCAAAACTGGCAAAACAATCGTCAACGGCCAATGTCTAAATGGCACTGAAGTCAATGGGAAGGTAGCACACGACACTAAACTCTATGTCAGTGTTAATGGCAGCTTGTATCCAGCCAAAGCCAAGAGCCGCAGGCAGAGATGGGAAGTAAAGCCTTCTGAGATGGCCAACAATACGCTCAATCCCATCAGGGCCATTGTGGACGGTATGAAGCTCACCCCGAACCAGGATAAACCCATGATTTCACTGTCCATAG GGGATCCCACCGTGTTTGGAAACCTGCCTACAGATGATGCAGTGCTACAGGCCATGAAAGATGCTATAGACTCCCAAAAATTCAACGGCTATGCTCCTTCTGTTG GTTACCTGAAGAGCCGACAAGCAGTGGCCAACTTTTACAGCTGCCCTGAGGCTCCTCTAGAGGCAGAG GATGTGATTTTGACCAGTGGCTGCAGTCAGGCCATTGACCTGGCTATCAGTGTCCTCTGTAACCCAGGGGACAACATCTTGGTCCCTTGCCCAGGCTTTTCCTTATATAAGACTCTGGCTGTGTCCATGGGCATCCAGGTCAAACTCTACAACCTGCTG CCAGAGAAGTCATGGGAGATCAACCTGCAACATATGGAGAGCCTAATTGATGAGAGGACATCTTGCCTGATTGTTACCAATCCATCCAACCCGTGTGGCTCTGTCTTCAGCAAGGAACACCTACTGAAGATCCTCAAAG TGGCCTCCAGACATTGTGTTCCCATTCTGGCTGATGAAATCTACAACAATATG GTTTTCCCAGGTTCACATTGCCCTTCCATTGCGTCTCTGAGCAGTGATGTCCCCATCCTTTCCTGTGGTGGCCTGGCTAAACGCTGGCTTGTCCCTGGTTGGAGGATGGGTTGGATTCTCATCCATGACAGGAATGAAATATTTGGATCTGAG ATTCGACAGGGCCTGGTCAAACTGAGCCAGCGTATTCTGGGTGCTTGCACCATTGTCCAGGGTGCACTGGAGAGCATCCTCAATAACACACCGCAGAGCTTCTACAACAACACCATCTGCTTCCTAAAG tgCAACTCAGAGATCTGTTTTAATGAGCTATCCACCGTCCCTGGCCTTTGCCCCATAATGCCTTCAGGAGCCATGTACCTCATG GTGGGAATTGACATGGATCACTTTCCAGATTTTAAGAATGACGTGGACTTTACTGAACGGCTGGTGACTGAGCAGTCTGTCTTCTGTCTTCCTGCATCG GCATTTGAGTATCCTAACTTCTTCCGCATTGTTGTGACGGTGCCGGAGGAAATGATGGTGGAGGCTTGTGGTCGGATCAGGGAGTTTTGCCAGCGCCACTATCGGCCCAGCAGTCGTGACAGCAACGACCTGGACCAGTGA